The following coding sequences lie in one Pseudarthrobacter phenanthrenivorans Sphe3 genomic window:
- a CDS encoding glycoside hydrolase family 1 protein encodes MSSNPLPFPQGFLWGAATAAYQIEGSAHAGGRKDSIWDTFARVPGAVADGHNGDVACDHYRRYKQDVALMKSLNMKAYRFSTSWARCMPDGVTPNPEGIAFYSSLVDELLAAGITPWLTLYHWDLPQALEDKGGWANRDTAYRFAEYAAVMHEALGDRVRFWTTLNEPWCSAFLGYAAGIHAPGRQEPRSALAAAHHLLLGHGLAARELRRLDADAALGITLNLTVADPRDPDNDGDRDGARRIDGQFNRIFLDPLFKGEYPADLLADVAHLGLDEAVQAGDLDIISAPLDLLGVNYYHGESVTKDPADLPTSVEADAAAAGESRRPASPFVAADGARSVPRGLPVTGMGWEVQPEGLRRLLNRLHAEYTGPAGIPVYITENGAAYPDVPDEAGFVDDQERLAFFAAHLQAVHGAITDGVDVRGYLAWSLLDNFEWSFGYHQRFGLVRVDYGTQERVPKASALWYSAVAAANAVPDADSGVSSAGAGVVLSV; translated from the coding sequence ATGAGTTCCAACCCGCTTCCGTTTCCCCAGGGTTTCCTGTGGGGAGCCGCGACCGCCGCCTACCAGATCGAAGGCTCCGCCCACGCCGGCGGCAGGAAGGACTCGATCTGGGACACCTTCGCCCGTGTGCCCGGTGCCGTGGCGGACGGCCACAACGGCGACGTGGCCTGTGACCACTACCGGCGCTACAAGCAGGACGTGGCGCTGATGAAGAGCCTGAACATGAAGGCCTACCGCTTTTCCACTTCCTGGGCACGCTGCATGCCCGACGGCGTTACCCCCAATCCGGAGGGCATCGCCTTCTATTCCAGCCTGGTGGATGAACTGTTGGCGGCCGGTATCACGCCGTGGCTGACCCTTTACCACTGGGACCTGCCGCAGGCACTGGAGGACAAGGGCGGCTGGGCCAACCGGGACACTGCGTACCGCTTTGCCGAGTACGCCGCCGTGATGCACGAGGCACTGGGGGACCGGGTCCGGTTCTGGACAACGCTCAACGAGCCGTGGTGTTCGGCGTTCCTCGGTTATGCCGCAGGCATCCATGCCCCCGGACGGCAGGAACCCCGGTCGGCCCTGGCTGCCGCCCACCACCTGCTGCTGGGCCATGGCCTCGCCGCAAGGGAACTCCGACGCCTGGACGCGGACGCCGCATTGGGCATCACCCTGAACCTGACCGTGGCGGATCCCCGCGACCCGGACAACGACGGCGACCGTGACGGCGCCCGGCGGATCGACGGCCAGTTCAACAGGATCTTCCTGGACCCGCTGTTCAAGGGGGAATACCCGGCGGATCTGTTGGCTGACGTGGCCCACCTGGGCCTGGACGAAGCCGTCCAGGCGGGGGATCTGGACATCATCTCAGCGCCGCTGGACCTGCTGGGCGTGAACTACTACCACGGTGAATCCGTCACCAAGGATCCCGCGGACCTGCCCACCAGTGTGGAAGCGGACGCCGCTGCCGCCGGCGAATCCCGCCGCCCGGCGTCGCCCTTTGTCGCCGCGGACGGGGCGCGGTCAGTGCCACGCGGACTTCCCGTGACGGGGATGGGCTGGGAGGTCCAGCCGGAAGGGTTGCGGCGGCTGCTGAACAGGCTGCATGCCGAGTACACGGGTCCGGCGGGAATTCCGGTGTACATCACCGAGAACGGCGCCGCCTATCCTGACGTCCCCGATGAAGCGGGCTTCGTGGACGACCAGGAGCGGCTCGCCTTCTTCGCCGCCCACCTCCAGGCCGTGCATGGGGCCATCACGGACGGCGTGGACGTGCGCGGCTACCTGGCATGGTCCCTGCTGGACAATTTCGAATGGTCCTTCGGCTACCACCAGCGCTTTGGCCTCGTCCGGGTGGACTACGGCACCCAGGAGCGCGTCCCGAAGGCCAGCGCCCTGTGGTACTCGGCAGTTGCGGCCGCCAACGCTGTCCCGGACGCGGATTCCGGCGTGTCATCCGCGGGGGCAGGTGTCGTATTGTCTGTGTAA
- a CDS encoding carbohydrate ABC transporter permease, which yields MSSVPMIEQTAGKGAARAAARRNAGGNRKTGFGGARRPGFLTYGFLGAVLLASVFPLYWSFLVGSHDNTVLSRGIPLLPGGNFLANAAKVFDSIPFWKAMGNSLIVSGVTAASVVAFSTLAGFAFAKLRFRGSKGLLVFVIATMAVPTQLGVVPLFIVMSKLGWTGSLWAVIIPGLVTAFGVFWMTQYLRDALPDELIEAVRMDGASMIQAFWYVGFPAARPAAAMLALFTFVATWTNFFWPFIVLDPSNPTLPVALQLLQAAHFVDYSVVLAGAVLATVPLLLLFIAAGRQLVSGIMQGAVKG from the coding sequence GTGAGCTCCGTTCCCATGATCGAACAGACTGCCGGCAAGGGCGCGGCCAGGGCCGCCGCCCGCCGGAACGCCGGAGGGAACCGCAAAACCGGCTTCGGTGGCGCCCGGCGGCCCGGATTCCTGACCTACGGTTTCCTGGGCGCCGTTCTCCTCGCCTCGGTGTTCCCGCTCTACTGGTCCTTCCTGGTGGGCAGCCACGACAACACCGTCCTGAGCCGCGGCATCCCGCTGCTCCCGGGCGGAAACTTCCTGGCCAACGCGGCGAAGGTCTTTGACAGCATCCCGTTCTGGAAGGCGATGGGCAACAGCCTGATCGTCTCCGGCGTCACCGCGGCGTCCGTCGTCGCCTTCTCCACCCTCGCCGGCTTCGCCTTCGCCAAGCTCCGCTTCCGCGGCAGCAAGGGCCTGTTGGTGTTCGTCATCGCCACAATGGCCGTTCCCACCCAGCTGGGCGTAGTCCCGCTCTTCATTGTGATGTCCAAGCTGGGCTGGACCGGATCGCTCTGGGCCGTCATTATCCCCGGCCTGGTCACCGCTTTCGGAGTGTTCTGGATGACCCAGTACCTCCGGGACGCCCTGCCGGATGAACTCATTGAGGCTGTGCGTATGGACGGCGCGTCCATGATCCAGGCTTTCTGGTACGTCGGGTTCCCGGCTGCCCGGCCCGCGGCGGCCATGCTCGCGCTGTTCACCTTCGTGGCAACCTGGACGAACTTCTTCTGGCCGTTCATCGTCCTGGACCCCTCAAACCCCACCCTCCCGGTGGCACTGCAGCTGCTCCAGGCGGCCCACTTTGTTGACTACTCCGTGGTGCTGGCCGGTGCGGTCCTGGCCACCGTCCCCCTCTTGCTCCTGTTCATCGCGGCAGGCCGGCAACTCGTATCAGGAATCATGCAAGGAGCAGTAAAAGGATGA
- the rsgA gene encoding ribosome small subunit-dependent GTPase A, translated as MNTSPGHALARSIPANSSSPVSSGPLLYGYTSAVAEHFDNHPVPDATERGRVVRVDRNLLLVAAGAELLHLPYPLTGETAVTGDWVWLGPNRAGVRQILGVLPRRSELSRKRAFEDSSEAQVLAANMDMVGVVVPVDRPLTHNRLERTLVAAWDSGATPLVIVTKADLAAVADDVVGKVILQAAGVEVVTTSAENGDGIEHLLAHVPAGGTIVLLGPSGAGKSTLINALVGREVQDTGEVRSGDFRGKHTTTARELVPLSNGTVLMDTPGVRGFGLFDAEDGFGEMFGDVEELAGRCRFSDCAHHGEPGCAVQAAIQEDKLEERRWHNYQKLQRELAALARRSDAAAQRAYQREWHQKVAAAGKSQRWAERETAERKERAGRRWR; from the coding sequence CGACAACCATCCCGTCCCTGACGCCACTGAACGTGGGCGCGTGGTCAGGGTGGACCGCAACCTGCTGCTGGTGGCGGCCGGCGCGGAACTCCTCCACCTGCCCTACCCGCTTACCGGTGAGACCGCGGTCACCGGGGACTGGGTGTGGCTCGGGCCGAACCGGGCGGGCGTGCGCCAGATCCTGGGCGTCCTTCCGCGGCGCTCGGAGCTGAGCCGCAAGCGCGCCTTCGAGGACTCCTCGGAGGCCCAGGTCCTTGCGGCCAACATGGACATGGTGGGCGTGGTGGTGCCGGTGGACCGGCCCCTTACGCACAACCGGCTGGAGCGCACGCTTGTTGCCGCCTGGGACTCCGGGGCCACTCCCTTGGTGATTGTCACCAAGGCGGACCTCGCCGCAGTGGCGGACGACGTCGTCGGGAAGGTCATCCTGCAGGCTGCGGGTGTGGAGGTGGTCACCACGTCCGCGGAAAACGGCGACGGCATCGAGCACCTGCTGGCGCACGTTCCGGCGGGCGGCACCATCGTCCTGCTCGGTCCCTCCGGTGCAGGAAAATCCACACTCATCAACGCCCTGGTGGGCCGCGAGGTCCAGGACACGGGGGAGGTCAGGTCCGGCGATTTCAGGGGCAAGCACACCACCACCGCACGGGAGCTGGTGCCGTTGTCCAACGGGACAGTCCTGATGGACACGCCGGGTGTGCGCGGGTTCGGTTTGTTCGACGCCGAGGACGGCTTTGGCGAAATGTTCGGCGACGTGGAGGAGCTGGCCGGCCGCTGCAGGTTTTCGGACTGCGCCCACCACGGCGAACCCGGCTGCGCCGTGCAGGCTGCGATCCAGGAGGACAAGCTGGAGGAGCGCCGCTGGCACAACTACCAGAAGCTCCAGCGGGAACTGGCCGCCCTGGCCCGCCGCAGCGATGCCGCCGCGCAGCGTGCCTACCAGCGGGAGTGGCACCAGAAGGTCGCTGCCGCAGGCAAGTCGCAGCGCTGGGCGGAGCGGGAGACCGCTGAACGGAAGGAGCGGGCGGGACGCCGGTGGCGCTGA
- a CDS encoding LacI family DNA-binding transcriptional regulator, whose translation MNQKTHRPAQVKAGRPSPTLEDLATAAGVSRSTASRAINGGLKVSPEAQAAVEAAIVALGYTPNRAARSLVTKRTASVALVIPEPDARVMMDPFFAAVITGVNEALRSTDMQLVLLMSRAGDDSERTKRYLRGGHVDGAIVVSHHRADNWVESLGSTGLPTVFIGRPWDTGSGIPFVDLDNFEGGRLAARHLAAIGRTRLGTVAGPTDMTAAVDRLDGWLQGLREAGLEPGPAIHADFTTAGAADAARNLLARAPELDGVFAASDLMALGVIDTLRGGGREVPGDVAVVGFDNHSLLAANGLGLTTVTQPMVDMAVTAGQLLIRAIDHPEEQLEPVIFPAELVVRGSTNG comes from the coding sequence ATGAACCAAAAGACCCACCGTCCTGCCCAGGTGAAAGCAGGTCGGCCCAGCCCCACGCTGGAGGATCTTGCCACCGCCGCGGGCGTGTCCCGCTCCACTGCGTCCCGGGCCATCAACGGCGGATTGAAAGTGAGCCCGGAGGCCCAGGCGGCTGTAGAGGCCGCGATCGTGGCGCTTGGCTACACCCCCAACCGTGCCGCGCGGAGCCTGGTGACCAAGCGGACGGCCTCCGTGGCGCTGGTCATTCCGGAGCCGGATGCACGGGTCATGATGGATCCCTTCTTCGCCGCCGTCATTACCGGGGTGAATGAGGCCCTTCGCAGCACGGACATGCAGCTGGTGCTGTTGATGTCCCGGGCAGGGGACGATTCCGAGCGGACCAAACGGTACCTGCGCGGAGGGCACGTGGACGGCGCGATCGTCGTCTCACACCACCGGGCCGACAACTGGGTGGAGTCGCTCGGAAGCACCGGCCTGCCCACCGTCTTCATCGGCCGGCCGTGGGACACGGGATCGGGGATTCCCTTCGTGGACCTGGACAACTTCGAGGGCGGCCGGCTGGCGGCACGCCACCTGGCCGCGATCGGCCGCACCAGGCTCGGAACCGTGGCGGGCCCAACCGACATGACAGCCGCCGTCGACCGTTTGGACGGGTGGCTGCAGGGGCTGCGGGAGGCGGGGCTTGAGCCCGGGCCCGCCATCCACGCGGACTTTACGACGGCGGGGGCGGCAGACGCCGCCCGCAACCTTCTGGCCCGCGCACCGGAGCTCGACGGCGTCTTCGCGGCCTCCGACCTCATGGCGCTGGGGGTCATCGACACCCTGCGCGGCGGGGGCCGGGAAGTGCCGGGGGACGTGGCGGTCGTAGGATTCGACAACCACTCCCTGCTGGCGGCCAACGGACTGGGCCTGACCACGGTGACCCAGCCCATGGTGGACATGGCCGTCACGGCAGGGCAGCTACTGATCCGGGCGATCGACCACCCCGAAGAGCAGCTGGAGCCGGTGATCTTCCCGGCGGAGCTCGTGGTGCGCGGAAGCACAAACGGCTGA
- a CDS encoding carbohydrate ABC transporter permease: MAVTDRVKPPRAGRSPLPANDGKSVRRLAFSQQVSKWDVKLSPYLYISPFFLLFAITGLFPLGYTAWVSLHNWNLIGGQGKFAGLDNYAFVIAQPYFWNAVGNTFSIFILSSVPQVVLALVIAAVLDANLRARTFWRMGVLVPFVVAPVAVGLIFNNLFADQFGLINEILKVVGLDPVRWHSDSLASHAAIATMVNFRWTGYNALIFLAAMQAIPRDVFEAATIDGAGRLRQFFSVTVPMLRPTVIFVVITSTIGGLQIFDEPRVFDQSGLGGADRQWQTLTMYIWELGWGQRNFGRASAVAWLLFLIIVLIALLNFFITKRIASQGGRK; this comes from the coding sequence ATGGCTGTCACCGACCGGGTCAAGCCCCCCAGGGCCGGGCGCAGCCCCCTGCCCGCGAACGACGGAAAGAGCGTCCGGCGCCTGGCGTTTTCGCAACAGGTTTCCAAGTGGGACGTGAAGTTGTCCCCCTACCTGTACATCTCCCCGTTTTTCCTCCTGTTTGCCATCACGGGACTCTTCCCGCTGGGGTACACGGCGTGGGTTTCGCTTCACAACTGGAACCTCATCGGCGGGCAGGGAAAGTTCGCGGGACTGGACAACTACGCGTTCGTCATAGCCCAGCCCTATTTCTGGAATGCCGTGGGCAACACCTTCAGCATCTTCATCCTTTCCTCGGTTCCCCAGGTTGTCCTGGCACTGGTGATCGCGGCGGTGCTGGACGCGAACCTGAGGGCCAGGACGTTCTGGCGGATGGGTGTGCTGGTGCCGTTCGTCGTTGCACCCGTAGCGGTGGGGCTGATCTTCAACAACCTCTTTGCAGACCAGTTCGGCCTGATCAACGAGATCCTGAAGGTTGTGGGGCTTGACCCGGTCCGGTGGCACTCTGATTCGCTGGCAAGCCATGCTGCCATTGCCACCATGGTGAACTTCCGGTGGACCGGCTACAACGCGCTGATCTTCCTTGCCGCCATGCAGGCAATTCCGCGGGACGTGTTCGAGGCGGCAACCATTGACGGTGCGGGCCGGCTGCGGCAGTTCTTTTCCGTGACCGTCCCGATGCTTCGCCCCACCGTGATTTTCGTTGTGATCACCTCCACCATCGGCGGCCTGCAGATCTTCGACGAGCCGCGGGTCTTTGACCAGTCCGGCCTGGGCGGGGCTGACCGGCAGTGGCAGACGCTGACCATGTACATCTGGGAACTTGGCTGGGGCCAGCGCAACTTCGGCAGGGCCTCTGCCGTGGCATGGCTGCTCTTCCTGATCATCGTGCTGATCGCCCTGCTCAACTTCTTCATCACCAAGCGCATCGCCAGCCAGGGAGGCCGCAAGTGA
- a CDS encoding ABC transporter substrate-binding protein, translating to MKKPSKFFVLSAAAACLSLSLSACGSSAPEKGGVNDATGSDPVTLTVGTFNEFGYEKLFEEYQELNPNVTIEHKKAATSNEARDNLTTRLAAGSGLSDIEAVEVDWLPELLQYPDQFADLSDPAVEGRWLDWKTEAATTADGKLVGYGTDSGPEAVCYNAELLKKAGMPTDRGEVAKMLGGTWESYFDAGRKFTAANPGAAWFDSAGAIYQGMSNQLEKAYEEEDGTVIATENQKVKDIYNQVLKASTEDGLSAHLKQWSDDWASGFQTNAFATTLCPGWMLGVIEGNAAGVTGWDVANVFPGGGGNWGGSYLTVPAQGDHQAEAKKLANWLTAPEQQIKAFTAKGTFPSQKEALESSELLGQTNAFFNGAPTGEIFAERAKAVEVTPFKGTKFFAINDAMQQALTRVDVDKTDDAASSWEKFVTAVKSL from the coding sequence GTGAAAAAGCCCAGCAAATTCTTTGTTCTTTCGGCCGCCGCGGCGTGCCTCTCCCTGTCACTGTCCGCCTGCGGATCGTCGGCTCCGGAAAAAGGCGGCGTCAATGATGCCACCGGTTCCGATCCGGTCACCCTGACAGTAGGCACCTTCAACGAATTCGGCTACGAGAAGCTCTTTGAGGAGTACCAGGAGCTGAACCCCAACGTCACCATCGAGCACAAGAAGGCGGCCACCAGCAACGAGGCCCGGGACAACCTCACCACCCGCCTGGCTGCCGGATCCGGCTTGTCCGATATCGAAGCCGTCGAGGTGGACTGGCTCCCTGAGCTCCTGCAGTACCCGGACCAGTTTGCGGACCTCAGCGATCCCGCAGTGGAGGGCCGCTGGCTCGACTGGAAGACCGAAGCAGCCACCACAGCCGACGGCAAGCTGGTGGGGTACGGAACCGACTCCGGTCCCGAAGCCGTCTGCTACAACGCCGAACTGCTGAAGAAAGCCGGGATGCCCACCGACCGCGGTGAAGTGGCCAAGATGCTTGGCGGCACCTGGGAAAGCTACTTCGACGCCGGCCGGAAGTTCACGGCCGCCAACCCGGGCGCTGCCTGGTTCGATTCCGCCGGGGCCATCTACCAAGGCATGAGCAACCAGCTCGAGAAGGCCTACGAGGAGGAGGACGGCACCGTCATCGCCACGGAGAACCAAAAGGTGAAGGACATCTACAACCAGGTGCTCAAGGCGTCCACGGAGGACGGCCTGTCAGCCCATCTCAAGCAGTGGAGCGATGACTGGGCTTCCGGTTTCCAGACCAATGCCTTCGCCACAACCCTCTGCCCCGGCTGGATGCTCGGCGTCATTGAGGGCAACGCGGCGGGAGTAACCGGCTGGGATGTGGCCAACGTCTTCCCCGGAGGCGGCGGCAACTGGGGCGGTTCCTACCTGACGGTACCTGCCCAGGGCGATCACCAGGCCGAGGCCAAGAAGCTGGCGAACTGGCTGACGGCACCGGAGCAGCAGATCAAGGCCTTCACCGCAAAGGGAACCTTCCCCAGCCAGAAGGAGGCCCTGGAAAGCAGCGAACTGCTGGGACAGACCAACGCCTTCTTCAATGGTGCGCCTACGGGCGAGATCTTTGCCGAGCGCGCCAAGGCTGTTGAGGTGACCCCCTTCAAGGGCACCAAGTTCTTTGCCATCAACGACGCCATGCAGCAGGCCCTCACCCGCGTGGACGTTGACAAGACGGACGACGCCGCCTCCTCCTGGGAGAAGTTCGTCACCGCAGTGAAGTCGCTCTAA